From a region of the Geothrix sp. 21YS21S-2 genome:
- a CDS encoding DUF3034 family protein, producing the protein MNFAIPTSLPRRPRWLAAAAFLACGAAQAGAPLVGLDGVGGIAFNPLAYVTGTPVADSFVGKPVVGMWYISLGKAAIDWTTFGVATSLGKRVEVSYGFEAAAVEKLEGIHKNTFAAKVLVLNENAGGTAWVPAVSIGAKHKNTTFHVSGATKSDGMDYYLVATKLITQLPKPVLVSAGVQSTQEQVTGLIGFNKERATIVYGNVDIIPASWLCLGVEYRTGPDYGKAGGNYKDASYYNLHAAYFATKQLTFAGAYTNAGKNTWNGGESGDKLGFGGGFVVSMHYTF; encoded by the coding sequence ATGAACTTCGCCATCCCCACCTCCCTCCCCAGGCGCCCGCGGTGGCTCGCGGCCGCGGCCTTCCTCGCGTGCGGCGCGGCCCAGGCCGGCGCGCCCCTGGTGGGCCTCGACGGGGTCGGCGGCATCGCCTTCAATCCCCTGGCCTACGTCACCGGCACTCCCGTCGCGGATTCCTTCGTGGGCAAGCCCGTCGTGGGCATGTGGTACATCAGTCTGGGAAAGGCCGCCATCGACTGGACCACCTTCGGGGTGGCCACCTCCCTGGGCAAGCGCGTGGAAGTGTCCTACGGCTTCGAGGCCGCCGCCGTGGAGAAGCTCGAGGGGATCCACAAGAACACCTTCGCCGCCAAGGTCCTCGTCCTGAACGAGAACGCCGGCGGGACCGCCTGGGTCCCCGCCGTCTCCATCGGCGCCAAGCACAAGAACACCACCTTCCATGTGAGCGGCGCCACCAAGTCCGACGGCATGGACTACTACCTGGTGGCCACCAAGCTCATCACCCAGCTGCCCAAGCCGGTGCTGGTATCGGCGGGCGTGCAGTCCACCCAGGAACAGGTGACCGGCCTCATCGGCTTCAACAAGGAACGGGCGACCATCGTCTACGGCAACGTGGATATCATCCCCGCCAGCTGGCTCTGCCTCGGCGTGGAGTACCGCACGGGCCCGGACTACGGGAAGGCCGGCGGCAACTACAAGGACGCCAGCTACTACAACCTCCACGCCGCCTACTTCGCCACCAAGCAGCTCACCTTCGCCGGCGCCTACACCAATGCCGGGAAGAACACCTGGAACGGCGGGGAGTCGGGCGACAAGCTCGGTTTCGGCGGCGGGTTCGTCGTGAGCATGCACTACACGTTCTGA
- a CDS encoding TonB-dependent siderophore receptor yields MIALVCMGGSILPAETPAKEAPKPAPKDGAFKLGEVTVVVTDKQEALETVNTRLDAEQIRALNLDTVGAALTALPGVNLTVNSRNEQMLYVRGNDSRQVPVFVDGIPVYVPYDGEMDYGRFTTFDLAEIQVAKGYSSILYGPNTLGGAINMVTRRPTRALEGDVAAGVAEGGGQRAAFNAGTRQASYYLQAGASYLSSDHWRLPSGFAPTVREDGGWRDNSFTRDKKASLKAGWTPNATDEYVVAYQNQQGRKGNPVGTNPQITANYWQWPTWNKESASLSTRTALGAQSDLKLRAYYDTYENTIVGYTDATYTTINTTGNLKPTGRSFYRDFTHGALAEFQTTLVPSHSLRAVLQTKTDVHRDGTGAIASTAGWTHFEDHYLSAGLEDSVSLAPAWDLSLGAGWDQLRPVASGNWTRPQPRAYWHGQAGLFWRAAPSLQVYATVAQKEHFPTLKDRYSLRLGTYIDNPGLAPERSLNLETGAKLALGTRFQLEAALFSSTIRDLIQGMPVPGGMMQMQNIGEVRHTGGEVSAAFKPSEAFQAGLGYTYLDRRNVTYPAVKLTGTPRNRLSGFVKAQVLPSLHVLASVQSQDALWDSYANLAKQSVTARLGGFTTANLSLGWKPVAAVQLDAGFTNVLDRNYQLSTGYPLPGRMWFANVRYHF; encoded by the coding sequence ATGATCGCACTGGTCTGCATGGGCGGATCCATCCTGCCCGCCGAGACCCCGGCCAAGGAGGCCCCCAAACCTGCCCCCAAGGACGGCGCGTTCAAGCTCGGGGAGGTCACGGTGGTCGTCACCGACAAGCAGGAGGCCCTGGAGACGGTCAACACCCGCCTGGACGCCGAGCAGATCCGCGCGCTCAACCTCGACACCGTGGGCGCGGCCCTCACGGCCCTGCCCGGGGTGAACCTCACCGTCAATTCGCGCAACGAGCAGATGCTCTACGTGCGCGGCAACGATTCGCGCCAGGTGCCCGTGTTCGTGGACGGGATCCCCGTGTACGTGCCCTACGACGGCGAGATGGACTACGGCCGGTTCACCACCTTCGATCTCGCCGAGATCCAGGTGGCCAAGGGCTACAGCTCGATCCTGTACGGGCCCAACACCCTGGGCGGCGCCATCAACATGGTGACCCGGCGGCCCACCCGGGCCCTCGAAGGCGACGTGGCGGCGGGGGTCGCGGAGGGCGGCGGGCAGCGCGCGGCCTTCAATGCGGGCACGCGCCAGGCGTCGTACTACCTGCAGGCCGGCGCCTCCTACCTCAGCAGCGACCACTGGCGCCTTCCCTCCGGCTTCGCGCCCACGGTGCGCGAGGACGGCGGGTGGCGGGACAATTCCTTCACCCGCGACAAGAAGGCCTCCCTGAAGGCGGGCTGGACCCCCAACGCCACGGACGAGTACGTGGTGGCCTACCAGAATCAGCAGGGCCGCAAGGGGAATCCGGTGGGCACCAACCCGCAGATCACGGCGAACTACTGGCAGTGGCCCACCTGGAACAAGGAGAGCGCCTCGCTGTCGACCCGCACGGCCCTGGGCGCGCAGAGCGACCTCAAGCTGCGGGCCTACTACGACACCTACGAGAACACCATCGTCGGCTACACCGACGCCACCTACACGACCATCAACACCACCGGCAACCTGAAGCCCACGGGCAGGAGCTTCTACCGCGACTTCACCCACGGCGCCCTGGCGGAATTCCAGACCACCCTCGTCCCTTCCCACAGCCTCCGGGCGGTGCTGCAGACGAAGACCGACGTCCACCGGGACGGCACCGGAGCCATCGCGTCCACGGCGGGGTGGACGCACTTCGAGGACCACTACCTGTCCGCCGGGCTCGAGGACAGCGTCTCCCTGGCCCCGGCCTGGGACCTGTCCCTGGGCGCGGGGTGGGACCAGCTTCGTCCCGTGGCCTCGGGCAACTGGACCCGGCCGCAGCCCCGGGCCTACTGGCACGGCCAGGCCGGACTGTTCTGGAGGGCCGCGCCCTCCCTGCAGGTCTACGCCACCGTGGCCCAGAAGGAGCACTTCCCCACCCTCAAGGACCGCTACTCGCTGCGCCTGGGCACCTACATCGACAACCCGGGCCTGGCCCCGGAGCGCTCCCTCAACCTGGAGACCGGCGCCAAGCTGGCCCTGGGAACCCGGTTCCAGCTGGAGGCGGCCCTCTTCTCCAGCACGATCCGGGATCTCATCCAGGGCATGCCGGTGCCCGGAGGGATGATGCAGATGCAGAACATCGGGGAAGTGCGTCACACGGGCGGCGAGGTCTCGGCGGCCTTCAAGCCCTCGGAGGCCTTCCAGGCGGGCCTCGGGTACACCTACCTGGACCGGAGGAACGTCACCTACCCCGCCGTCAAGCTCACGGGCACCCCCAGGAACCGCCTGTCGGGCTTCGTGAAGGCGCAGGTCCTGCCGTCCCTCCACGTCCTGGCCTCCGTGCAGAGCCAGGACGCCCTGTGGGACAGCTACGCCAACCTCGCCAAGCAGTCCGTGACCGCCCGGCTGGGCGGCTTCACCACCGCCAACCTGAGCCTGGGCTGGAAGCCCGTGGCCGCCGTGCAACTGGACGCGGGCTTCACCAATGTCCTCGACCGCAACTACCAGCTCTCCACCGGCTACCCGCTGCCCGGGCGCATGTGGTTCGCCAATGTCCGCTACCACTTCTGA
- a CDS encoding TonB-dependent receptor: protein MPLPLSSRSRVALLILSAGAILPAALAGEGTLAIRVLNSKGAPVAGATVVASSPTQIGGARRLTTDARGQVRFIRLSPGGFSVQVEAAGLQAGGLKGVLVKVDQTTSADVVLPETAGATVVVSDTIHRLDVTTVTTGTQFTQADLTELPVGRDQLSTIALAPGVLGLPTNSTGSSANPGLIFGLNRTSGGSASGGANGARNNTYLIDGVDVTNPETGTGRTQLPPELIQVQDIKTGGITAEYTARAGLFSNVVTRSGGNEFSGGLSVQYRSPSLQNKPAPGRFDVSKRTTKDLNAWVLGPLVKDRLWFVVDAQKITDTVEVHPPASNALFAGESRTGTLADASKFFAKVTWQIADHDQASASFNRDPLKFDNLSNPNTRTNRGDQSQQGGTRYLITYSHQFENVVLDLRASRNKEENSTVALYSDLGPLNTLLSATPITGTQKNLGNSASQDIREDERTEFRADLTWLFKAAGSHTFKAGYQVGEESLNRSTGIAQGVSYESYINPVTWGGTAAYGGNVNSFKSKIVSAINANPALVASLKAAGFAPTGAGGAFLSTDLNAYVFNSANPSGGYASYRNVVESLNPSKPKMDKKGFYIQDQWQIGDFTFSPGVRFDDYTYVADDGTRLFHTGYNVAPRIGLTWDVRGDGRTKAYGYAGRYVDPIKLDMVRFTGSLTSSVTLEQAFIQNQWLTFNARGGKKTLDAVFADNFKLPKTDELRVGFSQELGEAWSADVAATWRRDYDIIEDFDITLFTDKAALESEARSVFGIGASPSAAQQHAIDLYRNLALDPSTFAGGGYSGAQNVARAKAGALNYMLANLPGAERKYRSLELTLNRKAVDHWSGFATLSFVNATGNSYSSGDAGRQGDNAQWDERLPYMNGRLAGSISWAFKAYGAYHWDSGLVVGANFLSYSGFAYARGISGGGLEAAPAVDQVDSSRQIHWTPRFYQLDVRVSYSRKLFGQVKGEVYADIFNILDRQGATGLSESNNLWSAAPVADSPYQYQAPRNVVVGARITF, encoded by the coding sequence ATGCCGCTTCCCCTCTCCTCCCGCAGCCGGGTCGCCCTGCTGATCCTCTCCGCCGGTGCCATCCTGCCGGCCGCGCTGGCTGGCGAGGGAACCCTCGCCATCCGGGTCCTGAATTCCAAGGGCGCGCCGGTGGCGGGCGCAACGGTCGTGGCCTCCAGCCCCACCCAGATCGGCGGCGCCCGCCGCCTCACGACCGACGCCCGGGGGCAGGTGCGCTTCATCCGGCTCAGCCCCGGCGGGTTCAGCGTCCAGGTGGAAGCGGCCGGGCTTCAGGCGGGCGGCCTCAAAGGCGTGCTGGTGAAAGTCGACCAGACGACCAGCGCCGATGTGGTCCTGCCCGAGACGGCGGGCGCAACGGTCGTCGTCTCGGACACCATCCACCGGCTGGACGTCACCACCGTCACCACGGGCACCCAGTTCACCCAGGCCGACCTCACCGAGCTGCCGGTGGGCCGGGATCAGCTCTCCACCATCGCCCTGGCCCCGGGCGTCCTGGGCCTGCCCACCAATTCCACCGGGAGTTCGGCCAACCCCGGCCTGATCTTCGGGCTCAACCGGACTAGCGGAGGCAGCGCCTCCGGGGGCGCCAACGGGGCCCGCAACAACACCTATCTCATCGACGGGGTGGACGTCACGAACCCCGAGACGGGCACCGGCCGGACCCAGCTGCCCCCCGAGCTGATCCAGGTGCAGGACATCAAGACGGGCGGGATCACCGCGGAGTACACCGCCCGGGCCGGCCTGTTCTCGAACGTGGTCACCCGCAGCGGCGGCAACGAATTCTCGGGCGGGCTCAGCGTGCAGTACCGCTCCCCCTCCCTGCAGAACAAGCCCGCGCCCGGGCGCTTCGACGTGAGCAAGCGGACCACCAAGGACCTGAACGCCTGGGTCCTGGGTCCCCTCGTCAAGGACCGTCTCTGGTTCGTCGTGGACGCCCAGAAGATCACCGACACGGTGGAGGTCCATCCCCCGGCCAGCAACGCCCTTTTCGCGGGCGAAAGCCGCACCGGGACCCTGGCCGACGCCTCGAAATTCTTCGCCAAGGTCACCTGGCAGATCGCCGATCATGACCAGGCCAGCGCAAGTTTCAACCGGGATCCCCTGAAGTTCGACAACCTGTCCAACCCCAACACCCGGACGAACCGGGGAGACCAGTCCCAGCAGGGCGGCACCCGCTACCTGATCACCTACTCCCACCAGTTCGAGAACGTGGTCCTGGACCTGCGGGCCTCCCGCAACAAGGAGGAGAACAGCACCGTGGCCCTGTACTCCGACCTGGGCCCCCTGAACACCCTCCTCTCCGCCACCCCCATCACGGGAACCCAGAAAAACCTGGGCAACAGCGCCTCCCAGGACATCCGGGAGGACGAGCGCACGGAATTCAGGGCCGACCTGACCTGGCTCTTCAAGGCCGCGGGCAGCCACACCTTCAAGGCGGGCTACCAGGTGGGAGAGGAATCCCTCAACCGCTCCACGGGCATCGCCCAGGGCGTTTCCTACGAAAGCTACATCAATCCCGTGACCTGGGGCGGCACCGCCGCCTACGGTGGCAACGTCAACAGCTTCAAGAGCAAGATCGTCTCCGCCATCAACGCCAACCCGGCCCTGGTGGCCTCCCTGAAGGCCGCGGGGTTCGCCCCCACCGGCGCGGGCGGCGCCTTCCTCAGCACGGACCTCAACGCCTACGTCTTCAACAGCGCCAACCCCAGCGGCGGGTACGCCAGCTACCGCAACGTCGTGGAGTCCCTGAACCCCAGCAAGCCGAAGATGGACAAGAAGGGCTTCTACATCCAGGACCAGTGGCAGATCGGCGACTTCACCTTCAGCCCCGGCGTGCGCTTCGACGACTACACCTATGTGGCCGATGACGGGACCAGGCTTTTCCACACGGGCTACAACGTGGCCCCCCGCATCGGCCTCACCTGGGACGTGCGGGGCGACGGGCGCACGAAGGCCTACGGCTATGCCGGCCGCTACGTGGACCCCATCAAGCTGGATATGGTGCGGTTCACGGGGAGCCTCACCAGTTCGGTGACCCTGGAGCAGGCCTTCATCCAGAACCAGTGGCTGACCTTCAACGCCCGGGGCGGCAAGAAGACCCTGGACGCCGTGTTTGCGGACAACTTCAAGTTGCCCAAGACCGACGAGCTGCGCGTGGGCTTCAGCCAGGAGCTGGGCGAGGCCTGGAGCGCGGACGTGGCGGCCACCTGGCGCCGGGACTACGACATCATCGAGGACTTCGACATCACGCTGTTCACGGACAAGGCGGCCCTGGAATCGGAGGCCCGGAGCGTGTTCGGCATCGGCGCCAGCCCCAGCGCCGCCCAGCAGCACGCCATCGACCTCTACCGCAACCTCGCCCTCGATCCCTCCACCTTTGCCGGGGGCGGCTACTCCGGCGCCCAGAACGTCGCCCGGGCCAAGGCCGGCGCCCTGAACTACATGCTGGCCAACCTCCCCGGCGCGGAGCGCAAGTACCGCAGCCTCGAGCTCACCCTGAACCGCAAGGCGGTGGACCACTGGTCCGGTTTCGCGACCCTCAGCTTCGTCAACGCCACGGGCAACAGCTACAGCTCGGGCGATGCCGGACGGCAGGGCGACAACGCGCAGTGGGACGAGCGCCTGCCCTACATGAACGGGCGGCTTGCCGGTTCAATCTCCTGGGCCTTCAAGGCCTACGGAGCCTACCACTGGGACAGCGGCCTGGTCGTGGGGGCGAACTTCCTCTCCTACTCGGGTTTCGCCTATGCCCGGGGCATCTCGGGCGGCGGGCTCGAGGCCGCGCCCGCCGTGGACCAGGTGGACAGCTCTCGCCAGATCCACTGGACGCCCCGGTTCTACCAGCTGGACGTGCGGGTCAGCTACAGCCGCAAGCTGTTCGGCCAGGTCAAGGGCGAGGTCTACGCGGACATCTTCAACATCCTGGACCGTCAGGGAGCCACGGGCCTTTCGGAGTCGAACAACCTCTGGAGCGCCGCGCCGGTGGCGGATTCGCCCTACCAGTACCAGGCCCCGAGGAACGTGGTGGTGGGGGCGAGGATCACGTTCTGA
- a CDS encoding TlpA disulfide reductase family protein, producing the protein MTFSARTFLMLGLCVPVLAATAPGESAEAAAVLQAAAAKGQAVAKARAAHIEAGRNSIDFKADVTRELAGISARLATETQAPARQALLVAQLYYLRLARQTPSAEQVALTLKEVPPTAPAWALDKGLLPALGTWAPKASAAYLAEARAHQPDGPTRRSLLFEHFTEMVDTGTEADWKPSFEALQKDFPGSAEALKAQDRLTAELKTAVGVQAPAFSATSLEGLPITLDTFKGKFVLIDFWATWCPDCRAGMPFMMKAYGRFKDKGLNILSLSFDRKVEHIAPYRANPATSMPWSHAFLPQGFKNPISEAYGVRSIPKPVLVGPDGRVIATGGDLHGEKLERTLERILGK; encoded by the coding sequence ATGACCTTCTCCGCCCGCACCTTCCTCATGCTTGGCCTCTGCGTGCCGGTCCTGGCCGCGACGGCACCCGGCGAAAGCGCCGAAGCGGCCGCGGTCCTCCAGGCGGCGGCGGCCAAGGGCCAGGCCGTGGCGAAGGCCCGGGCCGCCCACATCGAGGCCGGGCGGAACTCCATCGATTTCAAGGCCGACGTGACCCGGGAACTGGCCGGAATCTCCGCCCGGCTGGCCACCGAAACCCAGGCCCCCGCGCGCCAGGCCCTCCTGGTGGCCCAGCTGTACTATCTGCGCCTGGCCCGCCAGACGCCCTCCGCCGAACAGGTCGCCTTGACCCTCAAGGAGGTTCCCCCCACCGCTCCCGCGTGGGCGCTGGACAAGGGCCTCCTGCCCGCCCTGGGGACCTGGGCCCCCAAGGCCTCCGCCGCCTACCTCGCCGAAGCCCGGGCCCACCAGCCCGACGGCCCCACCCGCCGGAGCCTCCTCTTCGAGCACTTCACCGAGATGGTGGACACGGGTACCGAGGCCGACTGGAAGCCGTCCTTCGAGGCCCTGCAGAAGGACTTCCCCGGCTCCGCCGAGGCCCTCAAGGCCCAGGACCGGCTCACCGCCGAGCTCAAGACCGCCGTGGGCGTCCAGGCTCCGGCCTTCAGCGCGACCTCCCTGGAAGGCCTGCCCATCACCCTGGACACCTTCAAGGGCAAGTTCGTGCTCATCGACTTCTGGGCCACCTGGTGCCCCGACTGCCGCGCCGGCATGCCCTTCATGATGAAGGCCTACGGCCGCTTCAAGGACAAGGGCCTGAACATCCTGAGCCTCTCCTTCGACCGGAAGGTGGAGCACATCGCCCCCTACCGGGCCAACCCCGCCACCTCCATGCCCTGGAGCCACGCCTTCCTGCCCCAGGGGTTCAAGAACCCCATCAGCGAGGCCTACGGCGTGCGCAGCATCCCCAAGCCCGTGCTCGTCGGGCCGGACGGGCGGGTCATCGCCACCGGCGGCGACCTGCACGGCGAGAAGCTGGAGCGGACCCTGGAGCGGATCCTGGGGAAGTGA
- a CDS encoding glutamine synthetase family protein, with protein sequence MNDQLALNPNKIVKALQKPAEDFTKQDIVRFIEQNDIRMLNFRYVAGDGRLKKLNFVINSKAHLEKVLCMGERVDGSSLFPFVSADSSDLYVVPRFRTAYVNPFTEVPTIDVLCSFFDNHGDPLESAPEYILQKAQRTLKERTGLTMEALGELEYYLFSEIDSIYPIVEQKGYHESHPFSKWGLVRREAMQVISEMGGNIKYGHAEVGNIISNGTEMVQHEIEFLPVPIEQAADQIVMAKWAIREVAYKHNLEVSFAPKIIAGQAGSGLHIHTRFMKDGQNMMADDAGLTETARKVIAGYLMSAESLTAFGNTVPTSFLRLVPHQEAPTSICWGDRNRSVLVRVPLGWQGVGDRMLLKANPQEPANGVRAFENNQTVELRSPDGSANAHHLLAGMAVAGRFGLEHPDALKVAQELYVRADATKVEGLKQLPASCFESADCLARDRARYEDGGVFPAGLIDSQIRNLKAFDDLNMSEKIFGHADSLKDLVNLHLHCG encoded by the coding sequence ATGAACGACCAGCTCGCCCTGAACCCCAACAAGATCGTCAAGGCGCTCCAGAAGCCCGCCGAGGATTTCACCAAGCAGGACATCGTCCGCTTCATCGAGCAGAACGACATCCGCATGCTGAACTTCCGCTACGTGGCGGGGGATGGGCGCCTGAAGAAGCTGAACTTCGTCATCAACAGCAAGGCCCACCTGGAGAAGGTGCTCTGCATGGGCGAGCGGGTGGACGGCTCCAGCCTCTTCCCCTTCGTGTCCGCGGATTCCAGCGACCTCTACGTGGTGCCCCGCTTCCGCACCGCCTACGTGAACCCCTTCACCGAAGTGCCCACCATCGACGTGCTCTGCAGCTTCTTCGACAACCACGGGGACCCCCTGGAGAGCGCCCCCGAGTACATCCTCCAGAAGGCCCAGCGCACGCTGAAGGAGCGCACCGGCCTGACCATGGAGGCGCTGGGCGAGCTGGAGTACTACCTGTTCTCCGAGATCGATTCCATCTACCCCATCGTGGAGCAGAAGGGCTACCACGAGTCGCACCCCTTCTCCAAGTGGGGCCTGGTGCGCCGGGAGGCCATGCAGGTCATCAGCGAGATGGGCGGCAACATCAAGTACGGCCACGCCGAGGTGGGCAACATCATCTCCAACGGCACCGAGATGGTGCAGCACGAGATCGAGTTCCTCCCCGTGCCCATCGAGCAGGCCGCTGACCAGATCGTCATGGCCAAGTGGGCCATCCGGGAAGTGGCCTACAAGCACAACCTGGAGGTGAGCTTCGCACCCAAGATCATCGCGGGCCAGGCCGGCAGCGGCCTGCACATCCACACCCGCTTCATGAAGGACGGCCAGAACATGATGGCCGACGACGCGGGCCTCACCGAGACCGCCCGCAAGGTCATCGCCGGCTACCTCATGAGCGCCGAGTCGCTCACCGCCTTCGGCAACACCGTGCCCACCTCCTTCCTGCGCCTGGTGCCCCACCAGGAGGCCCCCACCAGCATCTGCTGGGGCGACCGCAACCGCTCGGTGCTCGTGCGCGTGCCCCTGGGCTGGCAGGGCGTGGGCGACCGCATGCTCCTCAAGGCCAATCCCCAGGAGCCCGCCAACGGCGTGCGCGCCTTCGAGAACAACCAGACCGTCGAACTGCGCAGCCCCGACGGCAGCGCCAATGCCCACCACCTCCTGGCCGGCATGGCCGTGGCCGGCCGCTTCGGCCTGGAGCATCCCGACGCCCTGAAGGTGGCCCAGGAACTCTACGTGCGCGCCGACGCCACCAAGGTGGAGGGCCTCAAGCAGCTGCCCGCCTCCTGCTTCGAGTCCGCGGACTGCCTGGCCCGCGACCGCGCCCGCTACGAGGACGGCGGCGTCTTCCCCGCCGGCCTCATCGACTCCCAGATCCGCAACCTCAAGGCCTTCGACGACCTCAACATGAGCGAGAAGATCTTCGGGCACGCGGATTCGCTCAAGGATCTGGTCAACCTGCACCTGCACTGTGGTTAA
- a CDS encoding NifB/NifX family molybdenum-iron cluster-binding protein — translation MRIAIPSSFPGGLEAGVHGHFGHCDLYTLVDVEGAAVTRVATVPPVPHEQGGCLAAVAHLAEQGVTSLIAGGLGKRPLMGFNQAGIEVYRGTGAPTVGAAVQALLEGGLEVFSGEFTCGGGHHH, via the coding sequence ATGCGCATCGCCATCCCCTCCAGCTTCCCCGGCGGCCTCGAGGCCGGCGTGCACGGCCACTTCGGGCATTGCGACCTCTACACGCTGGTGGACGTGGAGGGCGCCGCCGTCACCCGGGTGGCCACGGTGCCCCCCGTGCCCCACGAACAGGGCGGCTGCCTCGCGGCCGTGGCCCACCTCGCGGAGCAGGGCGTGACCTCCCTCATCGCCGGCGGCCTGGGCAAGCGGCCCCTCATGGGCTTCAACCAGGCGGGCATCGAGGTGTACCGGGGCACCGGGGCGCCCACGGTCGGCGCGGCGGTCCAGGCCCTTCTCGAGGGCGGCCTGGAGGTCTTCTCCGGCGAATTCACCTGCGGCGGCGGCCACCACCACTAG
- a CDS encoding PaaI family thioesterase, protein MPEPAFQDYYPENVSHCYGCGSLNALGLRIRTRWEGEESVTRFTPRPEHTAVPGFVYGGLLASLVDCHATGTAAAAMYRQEGRPMDTLPAYRFVTASLHVDYLAPTPLGVELEIRGKVKRIEGRKVVVEATVSALGKVTARGEVVAAQMREGFGQF, encoded by the coding sequence ATGCCCGAACCCGCCTTCCAGGACTACTACCCCGAGAACGTCTCCCACTGCTACGGCTGCGGCAGCCTCAACGCCCTGGGCCTGCGCATCCGCACCCGCTGGGAGGGCGAGGAGTCCGTCACCCGGTTCACGCCCAGGCCCGAGCACACGGCGGTTCCGGGGTTCGTGTACGGGGGCCTCCTGGCCTCCCTCGTGGACTGCCACGCCACGGGCACGGCGGCTGCCGCCATGTACCGGCAGGAGGGCCGCCCCATGGACACGCTGCCCGCCTACCGCTTCGTCACCGCCTCCCTCCACGTGGACTACCTCGCGCCCACGCCCCTGGGGGTGGAACTGGAGATCCGGGGGAAGGTCAAGCGCATCGAGGGACGCAAGGTGGTGGTGGAGGCCACGGTGTCGGCGCTGGGGAAGGTCACGGCGCGGGGCGAGGTGGTGGCGGCGCAGATGCGGGAGGGGTTCGGACAGTTCTGA
- a CDS encoding class I SAM-dependent methyltransferase → MTGTGHFDQAAKDWDLEDRRVVMARAVAAAIRARVPLSAADSVLDFGCGTGLVTLELAPLAGSITGADTSPGMLGALAEKAPVAQILLDPEGDTDLGGPYSLIVSSMTLHHIPDVPELFRRFARHLREGGRVALADLDTEDGSFHGGAGGVFHLGFARERVEAWLGEAGFRDVRVETACTTTKEGRDYSVFLALGTKG, encoded by the coding sequence ATGACGGGCACCGGACATTTCGATCAGGCGGCCAAGGACTGGGATCTCGAGGACCGGCGCGTGGTCATGGCCCGGGCCGTGGCGGCGGCGATCCGGGCGCGGGTCCCCCTTTCGGCCGCGGATTCGGTGCTCGACTTCGGGTGCGGCACGGGGCTCGTGACGCTGGAGCTGGCGCCGCTGGCGGGGTCGATCACGGGGGCCGACACCTCCCCGGGCATGCTCGGGGCGCTGGCGGAGAAGGCCCCGGTGGCCCAGATCCTGCTGGATCCCGAAGGGGACACCGACCTGGGCGGGCCCTACAGCCTCATCGTCAGCAGCATGACCCTGCACCACATCCCCGACGTCCCGGAGCTCTTCCGGAGGTTCGCGCGGCACCTGCGGGAAGGGGGTCGCGTGGCCCTGGCGGACCTGGACACGGAGGACGGGAGCTTCCACGGCGGGGCCGGCGGGGTGTTCCACCTGGGGTTCGCGCGGGAACGGGTGGAGGCCTGGCTTGGCGAGGCGGGATTCCGGGACGTGCGGGTGGAGACCGCGTGCACCACCACCAAGGAGGGGCGGGACTACTCCGTCTTCCTGGCCCTGGGAACGAAGGGCTGA